The Brachybacterium huguangmaarense genome contains a region encoding:
- a CDS encoding DUF3073 domain-containing protein, with protein sequence MGRGRQKAKQTKVARDLKYYSPPTDLSALQRELQSSSANDEYDDAEDFDDEVEESDDDTDDWAPSPASRRR encoded by the coding sequence ATGGGTCGTGGCCGACAGAAAGCCAAGCAGACCAAGGTGGCGCGGGACCTGAAGTACTACAGCCCGCCCACCGATCTCTCGGCTCTCCAGCGCGAGCTGCAGTCCTCCTCCGCCAACGACGAGTACGACGACGCCGAGGACTTCGACGACGAGGTCGAGGAATCCGACGACGACACGGACGACTGGGCTCCGTCACCGGCATCACGCCGCCGCTGA
- a CDS encoding BldC family transcriptional regulator — protein MDPQRRDAPEETPEALLTPAEVAKLFRVDPKTVTRWAQAGKLSSIRTLGGHRRYRHDEVMSLLERSQAARTAS, from the coding sequence ATCGACCCGCAGCGACGCGACGCGCCCGAGGAGACCCCGGAGGCCCTGCTGACCCCGGCCGAGGTCGCGAAGCTCTTCCGGGTGGACCCGAAGACCGTCACCCGCTGGGCCCAGGCGGGGAAGCTGTCCTCGATCCGCACGCTCGGCGGCCATCGCCGCTATCGGCACGACGAGGTCATGAGCCTCCTCGAGCGGAGCCAGGCGGCCCGCACGGCCAGCTGA